One region of Diabrotica undecimpunctata isolate CICGRU chromosome 6, icDiaUnde3, whole genome shotgun sequence genomic DNA includes:
- the LOC140444444 gene encoding uncharacterized protein has protein sequence MSKISGLEPDLSPSYYLSHHAVEKKDSLTTKTRIVFDASCPTSTGISLNHTLKVGPVVQSDLFSILLRFREHNFVFTGDIAKMYRQVLVEPTQRNLQRVIWRNDPSQEINIYQLNTVTYGLASSSYLATRCLKEISIHSSATFPEEGRKLNLDTYVDDVVTGALTKQALIALRRNLTSILSSYGFNLRQFSSNSMALLSDINVDDHKEEYIITDSPNSKTLGISWNSSTDSIIYSTKIKPNPYSITKRTILSTVALTTWLG, from the coding sequence ATGTCTAAAATTTCGGGTCTAGAACCTGATCTTTCTCCTTCCTATTATTTGTCTCATCATGCTGTCGAAAAGAAGGATAGTCTTACAACTAAAACTCGTATCGTTTTTGATGCCTCGTGTCCCACTTCTACCGGCATATCACTAAATCATACACTCAAGGTGGGCCCTGTTGTTCAAAGCGATCTCTTTTCCATATTGCTACGATTCAGAGAGCACAACTTCGTATTTACCGGTGACATTGCCAAAATGTATCGCCAAGTGTTGGTAGAACCAACACAGCGTAATCTTCAACGCGTGATATGGCGAAATGATCCTTCCCAGGAAATTAACATTTATCAGTTAAACACCGTGACATACGGCTTGGCAAGTTCATCATATTTAGCCACTAGATGCTTAAAGGAAATTTCTATACATTCTTCTGCTACATTTCCTGAAGAAGGTCGTAAGCTCAACCTAGATACGTATGTCGATGATGTGGTGACCGGTGCTTTAACTAAACAAGCCTTGATTGCTCTTCGTCGAAACTTAACATCAATATTAAGTTCATATGGCTTCAATCTAAGGCAATTTTCATCAAACAGTATGGCCCTCCTATCAGATATAAATGTAGATGATcacaaagaagaatatataataaCCGATTCACCAAACAGTAAAACTCTTGGCATATCTTGGAACTCCTCAACTGATTCAATTATCTACAGCACAAAGATAAAACCAAATCCATACAGTATTACAAAAAGGACAATTCTATCAACCGTAGCTTTAACGACTTGGCTGGGATGA